Part of the Halobellus ruber genome is shown below.
CCCGCAGTTCGGACACGCGCCGAGTTCCGGCACGATCATCGCGGGAGCCGACGGCCGCCGGCCGTACAATCAGATGGACCCTGCGACGCCGTCAGCGGGGACGGCTGCCGGCGCAACCCTACCAACCCGGATCGACCCGTCCGAGTCGGATGTGAGAACGTCTGGTCGCGCCCCGGCGGCGGAGTAGCGGACGTTCGGTGCCGCTCGGACGCACGCGCTGGCGAGGCCTGTTCTTGCGACTCCGTCGTACTGGAGCGTATGACGGTACTTGTTCCGTTCGACGGGTCCGATCTCCCGAAGGCGGCGCTCCTCCGGGCAGCACAGTTCGACGGGCTGTTGAACCAGGGCGTGATCGCGGTCACGGTCATCCCGCGTGGGGACGCGAAGTACGCAAGGGAGCGAGACTGGATCGACGGGACCGACCCGCTCGCGACCGACAGTATCGTTTCGACGCTCCGGTCGATGGTCGCCGACGTCGACCCGGACACCGAGTTCCGGTAGGAGTTCGTGGATCGCTACGCGCCTTCCGGCGCCGTTGGGAGGGTACCACGCCGGTTCGCACGGGACAACGACACGAGCATCGCGTTCGTCGGCAGCGAGAACGCGGGTCGCGTCGTGACCGGGCTCACCGTCGGCTCGGTGGAGTGAGCCGAGCCTGTCCCCGTTGATGCCCCTACTGCGCCGCTCGTCGCTTCACTCGTGGGCGGCGTCCCACTCGTCGGGCTTCCGGATGTTGCCGCAGACGTTGCACTCGATCCGCCCCATCGTGTCCATCGCGTTGTCCGCGGACTCGCAGTTCGCACACCAGAACCCCCACCGGTGGTCCGCCTCGGAGGTGGTGTAGGCGACGAAAAACGGTCCCTTGGCGCCGCGCTCGGCGTCGGCCCGGTCGACGTAGACGGTCTCGCCGCGGGGGGTCTCGACGGGGTTGCGGTCGGTCGCCATCGCGGCTACCGGCCCCGGCGTGGATCGGTCACGTCCGGAACGACTCCCCGCATCCACACTCGCTGACGACGTTCGGGTTCTCGACGTGGAACCCAGCGCCCTGCAGGCCGCCCTCATATTGGAGCGTCGACCCGCCGACGTAGTTCTGGCTTGCGGGGTCGACGAACACGCGGAGGCCGTGTTGTTCGACAACCGCGTCGTCGGGTTCCGGCTCGTGATCGAACCGCATCCCGTAGGAGAGGCCCGCACAGCCGCCCTGCTGGACGAACAGCCGGAGGCCAGCCTCGTCGGTGTCGAGCCCCTCGGACTCGATGAGGGAAAGCGCCTCGGAGGCGGCTTCCTGCGTGACGGTCACGGTACCGCCGTTGCCGCCCTCGACCGTTTCGGTACTCATAGGACCCACTACCGCACGCACCGTGTTAATGTTGACGCCGGGTCGACACTGGGGCCGGCGTCCGGCGCCGGGCCGTGCTTATATGTCCGCCCCTGCCGAAGCCGGCCGTATGTACGAAACCATCCTCGTTCCGATCGACGGTAGCGACCAGGCACAGGCCGCACTCGATCACGCCGTCGCCCTCGCCGAGGAGCACAGCTCGACGGTCAACCTCCTTTACGTCGCCGATACGAACCGCGACAGCCTCACCGTCCAGGGCGGCGAGGTCGTCGACGCGTTAGAACAGGAGGGCAACCGGATCGTCTCGGAGGCCGTCGAGGGGCTCGATGCCGGCGTCGACGTCGTCGATACGGTCCTGACGGGGGATCCGGTCGAGACCATCCTCGATTACGCTGATTCCGTCGACGCCGACCTCGTCGTGATGGGGACCCACGGCCGACGCGGGCTGGACCGATACCTGCTTGGTAGCACCACCGAACGGGTCGTCCGCCTCTCGTCGACCCCGGTGCTCACGATCCGCTCCGAGGCGTGAGGCGGGCTTCGGTCCCCGTTCGCACTCGCCGACCTCGTCGCCGACGTGCGGGCGGGCCCCCACCGAGATCCGTCCGCCGACCTCGTCGCCGACGTGCGGGCGGGCCTCCACCGAGACCGGTCCGGATCAGCGGCCCGTATCCACCGGCCGCACGCCGACCCCGACGACCAGATCCGGGAGGTCGCTCTCGCCGACGACGAGCACGTCCTCGAAGCCCGCGGTCCGTAACGCCGCGGTCAGGCCGTCGACGGTGGTCGTCTCGACCCCCCGCCGCTCCGCGGTTACTGCCGTCTCGCCGGTCCGGCGGTCGGTGACCCGGTAGTCCACGCCGACGGCCCCCTCGCTCTCGACGTCGACGGCGCGTTCGAGTCGGTAGCGCGACCCGGTGAACGTCTCGACGCCGGAGTCCGCCACCCCGGAGGCGGCCGTCGGCGCGACGACGACCGCGAGCCCGCCGGGCCGGAGCGCGGCGTAGGCCCCGACACAGACGTCGACCGCCGACGCCCGGGCGGCCGCGAACTCCGCTGTACACACTCCGTCGAACACGTTCCGGACCGGTGGCGCGGTCGGACGGCCGCAGACGACTGCCCCGCCGCGGGCTGCGGCGAACCGGAGGTGTGGGCGTCTGTCGTCGATCCCGACCGCGTCGTACCGCGTGCCGAGTTGGTCCAGAAACGCTCCCACGCTGCAGCCGACTTCGAGGACGCGTTCGACGTCCGCCGGGAACCGCGCGGCGACTACACGGTCACGCCGCTCGGCCCACCCCTCCGGGATCGTCCGCGCGCGAACCGGCGCCAGCGTCGTGTCGGTCGAGTGGTCGCCGTCCGGCGCCGCGAGCACGGCCTCGCAGGCCGCAGCGAACGACGGGGGCGCAGCGCGGCGACCGGCCATCCGGTTACCCGGCGTCCCCGTCGGTCCCGGACCCGCTGGTGTGGTCGGCCTCGAACCGTGCCCGGACGCTTTCGGCGTGTGCCTCCAGCCCCTCGGCCTCGGCGAGCGTCGTGATCGGCTCCGCGAGGTCCGCCAGCCCCTCGCGGTCGAGCCGCTGGACGGTCGTCGATCTGAGGAAGGTGTCGACCGAGAGCCCGCCGTACCGCCTTGCACCGCCCGAGGTGGGCAACACGTGGTTCGTCCCCGAGGCGTAGTCGCCGGCGGCGACCGGGGTGTACGGGCCGAGGAACACGCTCCCGGCGTTCGTGATCCGGTCGAGCAGCGCCTCGTCGTCGTCGGCCTGGATGGAGAGGTGCTCGGCGGCGTACTCCTCGGCGAACAGGACCGCCTCGGACATCGACCGGGCGTGGAGGACGCCGGACGCGTCGGCGTCGAGCGCCTCCCGGATCGTCTCGGAGCGCTCGCGGCCGTCGATCCGCGCCTCGACCGCGTCGACGACGGCCGCCGCGAAGTCCGCGTCGTCGGTGACGGCGACGACGGAGGCGTTCGGGTCGTGTTCCGCCTGTGCGAGGAGGTCGGCGGCGACGAGTCCGGGATCCGCGCTCCCGTCGGCGAGCACCAGGATCTCGGAGGGCCCCGCCAGGAAGTCGATGTCGACGTCGCCGCGGACTTCGGCCTTCGCCGCCGTCGTCCACCGGTTTCCGGGGCCGACGATCTTCCGGACTGGGGTGACGGTTTCGGTGCCGTACGCCAGGGCGCCGATCGCCTGGGCGCCGCCGATGCTGTAGACCCGGTCGGCGTCCGCGACGTGGGCGGCCGCGAGGGTGACCTGGTTCATCTCCTCGGCCGGCGGCGTCACCAAGGCGACGTGTTCGACGCCCGCCACCTTCGCGGGGACCACGCCCATCACGACACTCGAGGGGTAGGCCGCTGTCCCGCCGGGCGCGTACACGCCGACCCGCTCCAGCGGGCGGAACCGCCTGCCGAGTTCGCGATGTCCCGACTCCGCGGCGCCCCCGTCGCCGCCTGCCGTCTTTCCGTCGGCCGCACCCCCACCGCTCGCTCCGCCGAAACTCGCCCGCCAGTCCTCGGGGACCTGTCGCTCGTGGAACTCACGGACGTTTTCGGCGGCGGTCTCGATGGCGTCCCGGACCTCGGCGTCGATTGCGTCGTAGGCACGCTCGGCGTCGTCAGTCACGTCGAGGTTCCCGACCTCGACGCCGTCCAGTTCGCGGCAGTACTCCCTGACGGCGACGTCGCCCTCCGTCCGAACCCGCTCTACGATCTCCCGGGCGTCGTCGCGGGCGCCCGCCACGCCGGCGTCCCGATCGAACAGGGCCGCCCGCTCGTCGGGCGGGAGTTCCGCGACGGCCCGCACTTCCAGCGTCATACCCCGCGATTCGACGCGGCCGCGTAAGGACGTTCCGGATCGGGCGGTCCCGGGGCGTTTCGGGACCGACAACCCGGCGTTCGTCCCGCTTCGATACCGATCGACTCAGTCCCTCTCCCCGGTGATCGACCGCGCGTAGACGTCCGCGCGGTCCGCCCAGACCGACTCCATCCCCTCGCGTGCCGACGCGAAGAAGTCGTACAGCGCGGCGTACTGGTCGGCGACGGCCGGCCGCGGTTCGTACCGGCGGTCGGTCGTGACCATCCGGTCGACCGCCGCCGACAGCGAGGGGTACTCATCCAGCGCGACCGCCAGGAGAACCGCCGCGCCCAACGCGCCCGGCTCCGACCCGGCCGGCACCGAGACGGGACAGTCCAGACAGTCGGCGACGAGTTGGCACCACAGCTCCGAGCGGGTGCCGCCGCCGCTTGCGACCACCTCGTCGGGGTCGCCCGGCAGGTGCTCGACGCAATCGCGGACCGCAAGCGAGAGCCCCTCGTAGACGGCGCGAACCAACGCCTCGGTCCCGTGTTCGGGGGTGAGGCCGACGAACTGCCCGCGGGCGTCGGGGTCGACGAACGGGCCGCGCTCCCCGGAGGTGCTCAGATACGGGTGGTAGACCACGCCGTTGCTCCCCGGCGGCGCCGCCGCGGCGAGATCCGCGAGATCCCCGACGTCGGCGACGTCGGCGATCGTCTCGGCGGCCCACTCCAGGCTCGGCGTCCCCGCGTTCGACCCGATGGCGTCCGTCCAACGCCCGTCGATGCCCAGGCTCATCTGGATTCCCGAGGTCTCGGGCTGTGGGCCGTTGATGAACGTCTGGTGGGTCAGCGAGGTTCCGAGCGTGATCGCGGTCGCGCCGGCGGTTGCGGCCCCGCTGCCGATCGCCGACGCCGGGACGTCGAAGACGCCGGACACGACGGGGACGCCGGCGGGGACGCCGGTCGCGTCGGTGACTTCGCCGATCACCGCCGTCGGCGCCGCCAGCCGCGGGAGCTTCGACGCCGCCCCGGGAAGGCCGACCACCTCGAACACTCCCGGGTCATAACGCTCGGTGTCCTTGTCCAGGTAGGGCACGGTCGCCTCCGTGTGATCGAGCGTGCGCTCGCCGGTCAGCTTGTACTTCAACCAGTCCTTCGCCGAGAGGACCGTGTCGATCCGATCGAAGCGATCGGGCTCCTCGCGGGCCACCCACGCCAGGATCGGCAGGCTCATTCCGGGGTACGGCGCCGACCCACAGCCCTCGACGATCCGGTCCAGACGGCCCTCGTCCGCCCACTCCTCGAGGATCCCCGCGGCGCGGCTGTCCGACCACAGCGCCGCGTTCCCTGCCGGGTTGCCGTCGTCGTCGATCGCCCAGAGCCCGTCGCCCTGCCCGGTGACGCTCACCCCGAGCGGGTCGGCGTCGGCCGGGAGCGACGCGGTCACGTCCCGGAGCGCCGCCGCCGTCCGGTTCCATACCACATTGGGGTCCTGTTCGACGTGTCCCGGCTTCGGGCGGTGCGTCTCCACGTCCCGCTTCGCCACCGCTCTCTCGGTGCCGTCGACCCCGAACGCGACCGCCTTGATCGTCGACGTGCCGGCGTCGACGGCCAGAAGAACGTCAGTCGTCATTGGATGATCTCGTGGGTCGATGTCGTGTCCGTGCGCCGATCAGAGGCTACAGCCCGTCTCCCCGCAGGGGCGAACTGCCGCCTCGCCGGGCACCTGGGTCAGCAGTTCGATGCCGGGGATCTCCCCGCCCTCGACGACCTGCCCCGTCCAGACCGGGTTGACCGCCTGGTGGTCACACTCGCGGAACGGGGTCGTCCCCAGCGCGGTCGTCACGTCGAGTCCCTCCAGGGCCTCGCTGACTTCGACGGGGTCGTTGGTTCCCGCCGCTTCGATCCCGCGGGCGGTCATCCGGACCATATCGTAGCCCACGCGGGCGAAGCTCCCGGGCACGCCGCCGTGTTCGTTCCGGTAGGCCTCCACGAACTCCCGGTTGTCGCCGGTCTCCAGCTTGTGGTTGTACAGCGTCGAGGAGTACGCGCCGACCGCGTCCGACCCCAGCGCCTGCCGGCTCACCCGCGCGAAGATCGCCGTGCCGATGACGTCGACCTCCTCGGTCAGCCCCGCGCTGCTGGCCTGCTTCATGAAGTTGATCAGGTCCGCGCCGGTGTCCGGGAGCGCGACCACGTCGGCCTCGGAGTTGGAGATGTTGGTGATCTGCGGGCCGTAGTTGCTGGTGCCCTTGTCGGGCATCGTCCGCCCGACGATGTCGATGTCGAAGCCCTGGGCCTCGATGCGGCGCTCGATCTGGGCCACCGCGGAGTTGCCGTAGGTGTCGTCGGTGGTGTGGATCCACAGGTTCGACCCCAGACCGGAGTCGACGAAGTCGACGAGGCCGGCCATCTGCTGGGCGGCGTTCGTCTCAGTCCGGAAGGTGTTCGCGTTGCAGTTCCCGCTCGTCAGTTCGATCGTGGCCGCCCCGGAGGTGTACACCACGTCGCGGCTGCTCACGTAGTCGGCGACAGCCAAGGCGACGGAACTCTCCAGGGCCCCGACCACGTAATCGGCGCCGTCGTTCTCGACGACCGCCTGGGCCCGCTGGAGCCCGGTCGAGGGGTCGGTCTGGGTGTCCTCGAAGGTCGCGTCGATCGTGAACCCGAACGCGTCGCTGTCGTTGACGTACTGGACGCCGAGTTCCGCACCGCGTTGCTGTGCCTGCCCCAGCGGCGCCGACGGTCCG
Proteins encoded:
- a CDS encoding universal stress protein — its product is MTVLVPFDGSDLPKAALLRAAQFDGLLNQGVIAVTVIPRGDAKYARERDWIDGTDPLATDSIVSTLRSMVADVDPDTEFR
- a CDS encoding DUF5816 domain-containing protein, whose protein sequence is MATDRNPVETPRGETVYVDRADAERGAKGPFFVAYTTSEADHRWGFWCANCESADNAMDTMGRIECNVCGNIRKPDEWDAAHE
- a CDS encoding HesB/IscA family protein; translated protein: MSTETVEGGNGGTVTVTQEAASEALSLIESEGLDTDEAGLRLFVQQGGCAGLSYGMRFDHEPEPDDAVVEQHGLRVFVDPASQNYVGGSTLQYEGGLQGAGFHVENPNVVSECGCGESFRT
- a CDS encoding universal stress protein: MYETILVPIDGSDQAQAALDHAVALAEEHSSTVNLLYVADTNRDSLTVQGGEVVDALEQEGNRIVSEAVEGLDAGVDVVDTVLTGDPVETILDYADSVDADLVVMGTHGRRGLDRYLLGSTTERVVRLSSTPVLTIRSEA
- a CDS encoding class I SAM-dependent methyltransferase, which codes for MAGRRAAPPSFAAACEAVLAAPDGDHSTDTTLAPVRARTIPEGWAERRDRVVAARFPADVERVLEVGCSVGAFLDQLGTRYDAVGIDDRRPHLRFAAARGGAVVCGRPTAPPVRNVFDGVCTAEFAAARASAVDVCVGAYAALRPGGLAVVVAPTAASGVADSGVETFTGSRYRLERAVDVESEGAVGVDYRVTDRRTGETAVTAERRGVETTTVDGLTAALRTAGFEDVLVVGESDLPDLVVGVGVRPVDTGR
- the hisD gene encoding histidinol dehydrogenase, yielding MTLEVRAVAELPPDERAALFDRDAGVAGARDDAREIVERVRTEGDVAVREYCRELDGVEVGNLDVTDDAERAYDAIDAEVRDAIETAAENVREFHERQVPEDWRASFGGASGGGAADGKTAGGDGGAAESGHRELGRRFRPLERVGVYAPGGTAAYPSSVVMGVVPAKVAGVEHVALVTPPAEEMNQVTLAAAHVADADRVYSIGGAQAIGALAYGTETVTPVRKIVGPGNRWTTAAKAEVRGDVDIDFLAGPSEILVLADGSADPGLVAADLLAQAEHDPNASVVAVTDDADFAAAVVDAVEARIDGRERSETIREALDADASGVLHARSMSEAVLFAEEYAAEHLSIQADDDEALLDRITNAGSVFLGPYTPVAAGDYASGTNHVLPTSGGARRYGGLSVDTFLRSTTVQRLDREGLADLAEPITTLAEAEGLEAHAESVRARFEADHTSGSGTDGDAG
- a CDS encoding FGGY-family carbohydrate kinase; the protein is MTTDVLLAVDAGTSTIKAVAFGVDGTERAVAKRDVETHRPKPGHVEQDPNVVWNRTAAALRDVTASLPADADPLGVSVTGQGDGLWAIDDDGNPAGNAALWSDSRAAGILEEWADEGRLDRIVEGCGSAPYPGMSLPILAWVAREEPDRFDRIDTVLSAKDWLKYKLTGERTLDHTEATVPYLDKDTERYDPGVFEVVGLPGAASKLPRLAAPTAVIGEVTDATGVPAGVPVVSGVFDVPASAIGSGAATAGATAITLGTSLTHQTFINGPQPETSGIQMSLGIDGRWTDAIGSNAGTPSLEWAAETIADVADVGDLADLAAAAPPGSNGVVYHPYLSTSGERGPFVDPDARGQFVGLTPEHGTEALVRAVYEGLSLAVRDCVEHLPGDPDEVVASGGGTRSELWCQLVADCLDCPVSVPAGSEPGALGAAVLLAVALDEYPSLSAAVDRMVTTDRRYEPRPAVADQYAALYDFFASAREGMESVWADRADVYARSITGERD
- a CDS encoding ABC transporter substrate-binding protein, producing the protein MNGSDGTTAGVEQSDGRGVRRRRALQYLGGGALATALGTAGCVQQAGDGGDTATEGGGGDTDTESDDSDDAGTATESVGSEPVTMGVLVPTSGPSAPLGQAQQRGAELGVQYVNDSDAFGFTIDATFEDTQTDPSTGLQRAQAVVENDGADYVVGALESSVALAVADYVSSRDVVYTSGAATIELTSGNCNANTFRTETNAAQQMAGLVDFVDSGLGSNLWIHTTDDTYGNSAVAQIERRIEAQGFDIDIVGRTMPDKGTSNYGPQITNISNSEADVVALPDTGADLINFMKQASSAGLTEEVDVIGTAIFARVSRQALGSDAVGAYSSTLYNHKLETGDNREFVEAYRNEHGGVPGSFARVGYDMVRMTARGIEAAGTNDPVEVSEALEGLDVTTALGTTPFRECDHQAVNPVWTGQVVEGGEIPGIELLTQVPGEAAVRPCGETGCSL